Part of the Scomber japonicus isolate fScoJap1 chromosome 2, fScoJap1.pri, whole genome shotgun sequence genome, AATTAAGTGTTATTGCTACATTTTGACTAACTGCCAACATGCCAAAACATGAAGGCAGGTGTTACAATCAAGTTGTATTAACACTGCAGGTGTTACTGGAGTTTTACCACTGAAAAGGTGCTTTCCCTTTTTCATGTATCTTGCAAGTAAGTGAAGTTGTGTCAGAAAGTCTTACTGTGACTGATGCTGTTGGACATGCAGTCTTTTTCTTATTGGTACTTtggtcatttgtttttttgtcctgcTACTAACCTCAGCACAGGCCTTCAGACATGTCTTCTTGAAGCCCAGCAGTGCCAGTACATCATTTCTGGAAGGGTCAGCCTCAGTGGTCCTGTTAATAATGTGCCTCAGGACTACAGCCAGCCCTGCCCTGCAGAGCATCCCAGTCTCATCCAAAACTGCAGGGAGACGACAGCCCCTCACCAACTGGGGCAGATCTTCCAGCTGAACGTCACACACATCCAAAGACTCTGGTAGCTGACTCTTAAGTGACTGAGAGCTGGCAGGTTTGGTGAAGACCAGATACACTTTGAAAGACTTGCACTCAGAGTAGGACAAGAGAAAGAGGACGATGGAGGTGTGCAGAGGAAGACGCGGCTCCTCATTTAGGGAGCAGACTTCTAGAAAGAGGGAGGCTTGCCCCTGCTGTGCATATGTGTGCTTCATTGTGGATAATACTGTggaaaaaacacagaggaagcAGTTAACGTGTAATCTTAATTAGCTCGAAAATGTGTTCAGACTAAATAGCATGGATACATTTCACAGCTCTTTGCATTTTGAAGCATGACAGCTACGGCGTCCTGGCTATAATACTGTTTTAATTCAGGTGCATACAATGATGGCAACATACTTACAGCaacgttttttttaaagaaggaaCACAAACACCGGCAGTAAAACCACGTTGTTTTGATACACGCTTCCTAGGACACGCCAGCTGCTTCTTCTTTCCCTGTGTGTAAAGCTATAGCATTACTTCACAGCGCCATCTGTCgttcattgtaaaaaaaaaaaaaaaaaaaaaaaaaaaaaaaaaaacttcacaaaataaatcaaaacaaaaaagtgtaaatTAAAATTCTACATCAATTCAAATGACACTGTAATTACATATATTGGTTTAATATTCAATAAGTAGTTAATTTATGTAATAAACttcaatgaaaatatttttttacatgaGGTTCCCTGTTGGTACATTCCGGACATATTAAAAGGTTGCGCAAGCGGGGAAAGAGAAGTGGACGCGTCCCCGGCTATTTGGACCTGTGTAGGAAGTGTTTTATCGTCTGTTAACCAAAATACTGGTGTAAAAAGGCTGGATTTTGCCCGAAAAGTAAGGTAATGTACCCAAAGATAGAGTAATAAATTGTGAACTTGGGTTTTTATAACATTCCGCTGGGGAGGAGAGGTAATTTTGGCCATTGCTTCGTGTGTTTCTGGTTCGGAGTAATAACGTTACAGAGCAACCACATCAACCCATTATTAATATCTCTTTATAATAAACCCGATAGACGGAAAGGGGACATGCTTTATGATAGCTGAGACTCATCCCGAGGCGTAGGCTACTTCCGAGCATCTTATCTACAAAATTTCACACGGACACATTGATCATTACAGAGCACGTTGATGTGAACATACTATAGACAACACTGCTGTAAGTGAATCATTACAGTGAACATAATTAACACCAGTCCGAGTAAACTTATTGAGACTTTTCTTCCCCTCAGCGGGTTTTCCTTGACCtatttttcctcctcccttttgtAATAGCTCATTTTATGCAATCAATTGTATTCATAGTGTTCATCATTACATATGTCTTTGTAAAACAGTGAATACTTTAGAGGCAAGACGACactgaagaaaaacagagacggttacctttttttttttttttttttaaaaagacattttatcaGTAGAATCAATGAAGAGTCTCTCCCTCTTATCTCAGATATCAGTGCaatgtttatatgtgtatatgtgcagcctttgttctgttttgtttttactgtacaCTCCTATATTTAGCAAATATGTAACTTACCAGTCTTGTCATGGGATGACCTCAGCATTGGTATTTGATCATATATTATTGTAGCCTGACATAATTTGTTTTGACTCCTAGTTCAAGCCATGGCTGGACCTGTCAGTTTGGAGTTGGATCCCATCTTCCTTAAGGGACTGAGCTACCTGCACTCCAAGAGTAAAGATTCAGCCGAGAAACTCAAAGCTCTGCTAGATGAGTCCCTCTCAAGAGGAAGTGATTCATCTTATCGCTCATCACAAAAAGTAAAGACTCCATGTCTCTCCATGTCTATCaattattttcttctattttgtTGGTAGTCAGTGGAACTAAATGCTAAACACtgaatgttatttatgtgtgtcttcAGGATATAGAGGTGTCCAAGGTCTCTGTGTCAAAACTCAGCTTAAGTAAACAGGATTCCAAGTCCTCCTCCAGTTCCTCATCCtccagcagcagtagcagtgtCAGCAGCAAATCCAGCTCAGAGAAGAGCAGgaaagagggggagaagagATCATCTGAGAAGGTACAGCAAtgcattttgaatatttttaatttaagaatAAATTTAGATTTCATGCGCCAACTGAatttagaaacagaaagaaagccAGCATGTCTTTTATCACACTGTAATCTTTGTAAATCAACTCTCCAGTTTGGCTTCCTGTGAACATACCTATGATATGTTGCTCTGTTAAGTAGTGTAGCATAAATTGTGAACATTGTTAAGTCACAATCACACATGAAACTAAATTTACACTTTCCTAGTTTTAGAGTTTCAGTGTAGAAAGCTGTAAAagaaatgttatgttttttgtgtttttgtcaagtTTCTTTTAGCCCTACAGCACCATATTTCACAGCTGCATTCTCAGGCAAGAAAGACTAAGCAGATTCATACAGCTCAGGTCAGAATTGATCAACATGATGAAGACATAAGAGTCAAGAGTTTTGCCTCCAGGAAGAACACATGCATAACTCATGTAGGACAGTGGCTCTGATGTCAGCATGCTTTGAACAAACTAACCTCTCACTGTCTGAATGACAAACAGGTCAGGGTTGACTTGGGTGAAGTGGACCCTCCGAAAAAACCACGTTTGGAGAAACAGGAGAATCGTTCTTCTCCAATTACTGTTCAGACAAGCAAAGACCTCCTGCCAAATATAAACGACTACGATGAGACAAACGCTGATGACTTTGCCATGGAAATGGGTCTGGCTTGTGTGGTTTGCAGGTACATGTTAATAATTAGCAGATaaagtaaatgtttaaatgtattacatGCCATTTAGAATATCAGTATTTTTTCTGtcctagtattattattatcatcattattattattattattattcaatctGCATAGTTTTTGAGGATGGAAAGTTTGGAGGATAACTGAATGTGTTATTTTCTCATGTTGACTTTGCTGTCCTGTGTTTTAACTACCAAAGACAAATGACAGTGACCATGGGAAACCAGTTAGTGGAGTGCCAGGAGTGCCATAACCTGTACCACCAGGACTGTCACAAGCCTCAAGTGACAGACAAAGAAGTTAATGACCCACGGCTTGTGTGGTACTGCGCCCGCTGCACCAGGCAAATGAAACGAATGGTGAGGAACATTAATTATATTGCTTATATTACTTTTGTGCATTTGGAGCACATCCTGACTGATTGGATGACTAGTCAGTGCTAAGGAATGTTAACAGGTCCTGGTTTTGTTTCTGTGGTCTAAAACTAACTATTTTGTTTTATACTCAAGGCCCAGAAACCTGCACAGAAGCCGTCCCCCGCCTCTGCATCTTCAGCACCGGTTGTAAAAGATACACTAGTGAAAAAGGCAGAGTTTAAAACCAAGACTGACACAGCCAGCACCTT contains:
- the ints12 gene encoding integrator complex subunit 12 — its product is MAGPVSLELDPIFLKGLSYLHSKSKDSAEKLKALLDESLSRGSDSSYRSSQKDIEVSKVSVSKLSLSKQDSKSSSSSSSSSSSSSVSSKSSSEKSRKEGEKRSSEKVRVDLGEVDPPKKPRLEKQENRSSPITVQTSKDLLPNINDYDETNADDFAMEMGLACVVCRQMTVTMGNQLVECQECHNLYHQDCHKPQVTDKEVNDPRLVWYCARCTRQMKRMAQKPAQKPSPASASSAPVVKDTLVKKAEFKTKTDTASTFQAFKRTEVKTSTTSANPASSNSSSSGSGLTGWAAFGAKTNPSLPASSKLGSSGPSGSSKNLPTSSGQKPVGLSGLAGTKSGLGGVKMPGAGNGNGSSQVPLKPPPPLTLGKQPLNRSSSGENQGKGSSSSGAGSPSGSQASTGGNGGSGNNGGGNGNNGNGSKAPPGDKAPTSQESQLNAMKRLQLVKKKAAQKKLKK